The following coding sequences are from one Saprospiraceae bacterium window:
- a CDS encoding 50S ribosomal protein L9, which produces MEIILLKDIDKVGDKHQIVKVKPGYGRNFLIPQGLALLANSSNKKILAELQKQEDAKENRKLNDYKALAEQLDGVVLRIGAKTGTSGKIFGSVTNVQIANALKDQCNIDVERRKISLPEEVKTVGEYHAQIDFHKQVQTKVKFEVVGE; this is translated from the coding sequence ATGGAAATCATTTTACTGAAAGATATCGACAAAGTAGGTGACAAACACCAGATCGTAAAAGTAAAGCCTGGTTACGGCCGTAACTTTTTGATTCCTCAAGGACTTGCACTTCTGGCAAATTCTTCCAACAAAAAAATCTTAGCCGAACTCCAAAAGCAGGAGGATGCCAAAGAAAACCGCAAGCTAAACGATTACAAAGCATTAGCTGAACAACTGGATGGAGTAGTACTCCGTATCGGTGCAAAAACCGGCACAAGCGGAAAGATCTTCGGGTCTGTTACCAATGTTCAAATAGCAAATGCTTTAAAAGACCAGTGCAATATTGATGTGGAAAGACGCAAAATTTCACTCCCTGAAGAAGTGAAAACTGTCGGCGAATACCATGCACAGATCGATTTTCATAAGCAAGTCCAGACCAAGGTTAAGTTCGAGGTCGTAGGAGAATAA
- a CDS encoding polyprenyl synthetase family protein gives MASLSEIKKPVLTEIALFDSHFRDAMKSRVALLDKITYYIVKTKGKQFRPLICILTAKMLGEVNDKTYAAATLVELLHTASLVHDDVVDNADQRRSFFSINALWKNKIAVLVGDYLLSRGLLTALSKKYFDLLEVLSVAVKEMSEGELLQLEKARRLDITEEIYYQIIRQKTASLIRVSCRCGAQSVTEDPAVIEHVSIFGEQLGLAFQIKDDLMDINADDTGKPKILDIKEKKMTLPLISALQAAPAGIRKEIISDIRSRSEDEAVIRKVLSFIHDYKGAQIAHQKMNQHRDIALQALEQLPANVARNSLSQLCYFVTERTS, from the coding sequence ATGGCAAGTCTCTCAGAAATCAAAAAACCCGTACTTACAGAAATCGCCCTCTTTGATTCCCACTTTCGCGACGCCATGAAAAGTCGTGTGGCCCTTTTGGATAAAATCACCTATTACATTGTCAAGACCAAAGGCAAACAGTTCAGACCACTGATTTGTATCCTTACAGCAAAAATGCTGGGAGAGGTTAATGACAAAACATATGCTGCAGCGACCCTTGTCGAACTGCTACATACGGCGAGTTTAGTACATGATGATGTTGTGGATAATGCGGACCAAAGGCGTTCTTTTTTTTCCATCAACGCCCTGTGGAAAAACAAAATAGCCGTTTTGGTTGGCGACTACCTGTTGTCCAGAGGTCTCCTTACCGCTTTAAGCAAAAAGTATTTTGACCTGCTGGAAGTCCTTTCGGTTGCAGTAAAAGAGATGAGTGAGGGCGAGTTGTTACAGCTCGAAAAAGCGCGCAGGCTGGACATCACCGAGGAGATTTATTACCAAATCATCCGGCAGAAAACGGCTTCCTTGATACGTGTTTCATGTAGATGTGGAGCGCAGTCGGTTACTGAAGACCCTGCCGTGATTGAGCATGTTTCCATTTTTGGAGAGCAGCTCGGGCTGGCTTTTCAGATCAAAGATGATCTTATGGATATCAATGCGGACGATACGGGCAAACCCAAAATCCTGGATATCAAAGAAAAGAAAATGACCTTACCTCTAATCAGCGCTTTACAAGCGGCTCCCGCGGGAATCCGCAAAGAGATCATCTCAGATATTCGCTCCAGATCGGAGGATGAAGCAGTGATTCGAAAGGTACTTTCTTTTATTCATGATTATAAAGGTGCCCAGATCGCCCATCAGAAAATGAACCAGCACAGGGACATTGCATTGCAGGCCCTGGAGCAACTACCCGCTAATGTGGCCAGAAATAGCCTATCACAACTGTGCTATTTTGTCACCGAACGTACGAGTTAA
- the purQ gene encoding phosphoribosylformylglycinamidine synthase subunit PurQ, whose amino-acid sequence MSTKYGVVVFPGSNCDDDLIHVLGTVFGKQTEKIWHKESSLKGYNPGDVIFLPGGFSYGDYLRCGAIARFSPIMKAVKAFADNGGYVIGICNGFQILCEAGMLPGQLLLNKSENFVCKNVFLKPHSKFSPLTYDLDLHHAYSIPVAHADGRYFADESSIKRLFANNQVMFQYCDAEAEIRDGDNFNGSCSSIAGICNETGNVCGMMPHPERAAEAILGNTDGRALFESLFAYIKEHHLLIA is encoded by the coding sequence ATGTCTACGAAGTATGGGGTAGTTGTTTTTCCGGGATCGAATTGTGATGACGATCTGATTCATGTATTGGGAACAGTTTTCGGCAAGCAAACAGAAAAAATCTGGCACAAAGAAAGCAGTCTGAAAGGGTATAACCCTGGTGATGTCATTTTTTTGCCCGGAGGGTTTTCTTATGGAGACTATTTGCGATGTGGTGCGATAGCCAGATTTTCACCGATCATGAAAGCTGTGAAAGCTTTTGCAGACAATGGAGGTTATGTAATAGGCATTTGCAATGGGTTTCAAATCCTGTGTGAAGCTGGGATGTTGCCAGGACAACTTCTTCTGAACAAATCAGAGAATTTTGTCTGTAAGAATGTTTTTTTGAAACCGCACTCAAAGTTTAGTCCATTGACATACGATCTGGATCTCCACCATGCTTATTCCATTCCAGTAGCACACGCTGACGGAAGATATTTTGCAGACGAGTCAAGCATTAAAAGATTGTTTGCAAACAATCAAGTCATGTTCCAGTATTGCGATGCTGAAGCGGAGATCCGCGACGGGGACAATTTTAATGGTTCTTGTTCCTCTATTGCAGGAATTTGTAACGAAACAGGCAATGTCTGTGGCATGATGCCTCATCCGGAAAGAGCAGCGGAAGCTATATTGGGCAATACTGATGGACGTGCTTTGTTTGAGAGCCTGTTTGCTTATATCAAAGAACACCATCTGCTCATAGCCTAA
- the rpsF gene encoding 30S ribosomal protein S6 codes for MRNFEVTFIVDPVLSGDEVKSTAQTYRDMLHAEGARIIHVDEIGLRQLAYPINKRSTGVYYCMEFESEQAAFISKFELALKRDERIMRYLTVKLDKYGVKYNEDKRNGKIGKRMMKEKVNPNPFIASVPPPPPVVTLTEEE; via the coding sequence ATGCGAAATTTTGAAGTAACCTTTATCGTAGACCCAGTGCTGTCGGGCGATGAAGTGAAATCGACAGCCCAGACCTACAGGGATATGCTTCATGCTGAAGGAGCACGCATCATCCACGTAGATGAAATCGGACTTCGCCAGCTGGCTTATCCGATCAACAAGCGTTCCACAGGAGTGTACTATTGCATGGAATTTGAATCCGAGCAAGCTGCATTCATCTCCAAATTTGAGTTGGCTCTCAAGCGCGACGAGCGCATCATGAGATACCTCACTGTAAAATTGGACAAGTATGGAGTGAAGTACAACGAAGACAAGAGAAATGGTAAGATTGGCAAGAGAATGATGAAGGAAAAAGTAAACCCGAATCCATTTATCGCCAGCGTACCACCTCCACCGCCGGTAGTTACACTTACAGAAGAAGAATAA
- a CDS encoding 30S ribosomal protein S18 translates to MATQDEIKFLSNPNIGQKKKKYCRFKKFGLKHVDYKDESFLIQFVNEQGKLLPRRLTGNSLKYQKRVASAVKRARHLAILPYMTDLLK, encoded by the coding sequence ATGGCAACGCAAGACGAAATAAAATTCCTCAGCAACCCCAATATCGGACAGAAAAAGAAAAAATACTGTCGTTTTAAAAAGTTTGGTCTAAAACATGTAGACTATAAGGATGAGAGCTTTCTTATCCAGTTTGTCAACGAACAAGGAAAACTTCTCCCTCGAAGATTGACCGGAAATTCTCTCAAATACCAAAAAAGAGTGGCAAGTGCCGTAAAAAGAGCTCGCCACCTAGCTATTTTACCTTATATGACCGACTTATTAAAGTAA
- a CDS encoding T9SS type A sorting domain-containing protein: protein MKKYIYFLFLLSFGSVLLMSNRAGRAYSGGLGSTGAPGDDATTCLNCHNGPINVSLDIFVLDGKDTVKTYTPDKEYEVKVRVNHVSGNVPSAYGFQLLSLHAPLKKTGTDNKSWIPISANARTFTPRNGRMYVEHIDRSSSNLFEMKWTAPKAGTGAVSFYAAGNGVNSNNNFSGDGSAKISLELQEKTGTYVENTDQRNRLRILPNPVQDLAFIEGDLSDVHHIALHNLLGRIILSQDVNSSSRTIDLSSYADGIYFVQFIAKDGTTIRTSKISKRSIKA from the coding sequence ATGAAAAAATACATTTACTTTCTTTTCCTTTTGAGCTTTGGTTCAGTCTTGTTGATGTCCAATCGAGCCGGCAGAGCTTATTCCGGGGGTTTAGGCAGTACCGGAGCACCGGGTGACGATGCAACAACCTGTCTCAACTGCCACAATGGACCCATTAATGTAAGCTTGGACATCTTTGTCCTCGATGGCAAAGACACAGTAAAAACTTATACTCCTGACAAGGAATATGAGGTCAAGGTCCGCGTCAACCACGTAAGCGGCAACGTACCTAGTGCCTATGGTTTCCAGCTGCTCAGTCTCCATGCACCTCTCAAAAAGACCGGAACTGACAACAAAAGCTGGATACCTATATCGGCTAATGCAAGAACATTTACCCCGAGAAATGGTCGTATGTATGTAGAACACATTGACCGTAGCAGCTCCAACCTTTTTGAGATGAAATGGACTGCTCCCAAAGCAGGCACCGGTGCAGTCAGCTTCTACGCTGCAGGTAACGGAGTGAACTCTAACAATAACTTTAGTGGCGATGGTTCCGCCAAAATTAGCTTGGAACTACAGGAAAAAACAGGTACGTATGTAGAGAACACAGATCAGAGAAATAGATTAAGAATTCTACCCAACCCTGTACAAGACCTCGCATTTATTGAAGGAGATCTCAGTGATGTCCATCATATCGCTTTGCACAACCTACTCGGTAGAATAATATTGTCACAGGATGTTAACTCATCGTCCAGAACAATTGACCTGAGCTCATATGCAGATGGAATTTATTTCGTTCAATTCATAGCGAAAGACGGCACTACTATCCGCACTTCGAAAATTTCCAAGCGGAGCATAAAAGCCTGA